The DNA region ATTCATTTCAACTCTGCTCTGCTTTTCCAGCTTGTTGACCCAGGATTTGCACATCACCCGCCTTCAATATGGTGGTGGGGGTGACTGGTATGCCAATCCCAGCTCATTACCCAATTTGATCAACTTTATTGCAGACAACACCAATATCAGGATCGATCCCCAGGAATACCGGGTCAAGCTCACCGATGCTGACCTCTTTAATCATCCCTACCTGTACCTCACCGGTCATGGTAATCTCAAATTCAGTAACGAAGCGATCTACAAACTGCGTGATTTTCTCACGACTGGTGGATTTTTGCATGCTGATGATAACTATGGTTTAAACGAATCCTTTCGGCGGGAGATGAAACGGGTCTTTCCCAAAAAAGAGTGGGTGGAGCTGCCTCATGACCATCCTGTTTTCAGTAGCTATTATTCCTTTCCCCAGGGCCTTCCCAAGATCCATGAGCATGACGGGAAACCACCTCAGGCACTGGCTCTGTTTCACAACAGTCGCATGATCGTTCTCTACACCTATGAATGTGATCTGGGTGATGGCTGGGAGGATCTTGAAGTTCACCAGGACGGTGAGCAAAAACATCAGGCAGCCCTGGAGATGGGGACGAACATCTTAATTTATGCTTTCACCCACTGATCCAATGACAAAATCCAACACACACAACAGATCAAACCCGAGCTTAACTGATTCAAGTTTGTTTGAACTAGGGATCCATGCCGAAAGCAATGCTCGTGGCAAAGGTGCCTTCCTTGGGCTATTCGCATTTATTGTGATGGCAGTTCTGATAAGTACTTTTATCTGGTTGGAAAGTTTCCGCTATTTTGATCCTCAATTAAAGCTGACATTCCTCACTATTCTGGGAGTGACTATTGGTCTAACCCTGGCGGGAATCCTGATCTTCTATTGGCTTCTCAAAGGCCAACGACTCAGGGAAACCAGCCCGGAACAGCTGGCTC from Candidatus Neomarinimicrobiota bacterium includes:
- a CDS encoding DUF4159 domain-containing protein — protein: MLVKIFISTLLCFSSLLTQDLHITRLQYGGGGDWYANPSSLPNLINFIADNTNIRIDPQEYRVKLTDADLFNHPYLYLTGHGNLKFSNEAIYKLRDFLTTGGFLHADDNYGLNESFRREMKRVFPKKEWVELPHDHPVFSSYYSFPQGLPKIHEHDGKPPQALALFHNSRMIVLYTYECDLGDGWEDLEVHQDGEQKHQAALEMGTNILIYAFTH